In Aegilops tauschii subsp. strangulata cultivar AL8/78 chromosome 3, Aet v6.0, whole genome shotgun sequence, one genomic interval encodes:
- the LOC109744909 gene encoding uncharacterized protein isoform X3, translating to MIGALVAAQAAVQRSSSSMGKRAAENEQQYGQTSSSKRTTVWAEELHRRQGRSRRTGARAGEKEQQGLAQEIKEHAREIKEEACELLVHLIVEAGSGNAREELRPGGNATAHARGSRRMRVSSKRMRGSSKRTHASSRRTCREVPTTPAGNRGGRGSRRRRSGRRRRSRYLATVAAAEVEQEWEEEVYPPYANGPSYVISSDIAEYIVSEFDNQKLRLFKMEDVSMGMWVQKFDKTRQPVEYSHDVKFFQAGCFDGYYTAHY from the exons ATGATAGGAGCTCTGGTGGCAGCACAAGCAGCAGTGCAGAGGAGCAGCAGCAGTATGGGCAAACGAGCAGCAGAAAATGAGCAGCAGTATGGGCAGACGAGCAGCAGCAAACGAACAACAGTATGGGCAGAGGAGCTCCACCGGCGGCAGGGTAGAAGCAGACGCACGGGCGCGCGGGCAGGGGAGAAGGAGCAGCAGGGGCTCGCGCAGGAGATTAAGGAGCACGCGCGGGAGATCAAGGAGGAAGCGTGCGAGCTCCTGGTCCACCTGATCGTTGAGGCAGGTTCCGGCAATGCCCGTGAGGAATTGCGGCCGGGAGGAAATGCGACGGCGCATGCGCGGGGCTCAAGGAGGATGCGTGTGAGCTCGAAGAGGATGCGCGGGAGCTCGAAGAGGACGCATGCGAGCTCGAGGAGGACGTGCCGGGAGGTTCCGACGACGCCCGCAGGTAATCGCGGCGGGAGGGGATCGCGGCGGCGCAGgtctgggcggcggcggcgcagcagGTACTTGGCGACGGTGGCTGCGGCGGAGGTGGAGCAG GAATGGGAAGAAGAAGTATACCCACCTTACGCAAACGGACCGAGCTATGTGATTTCATCAGACATCGCTGAGTACATCGTATCTGAGTTTGACAACCAGAAACTGAGA TTGTTCAAGATGGAAGACGTGAGCATGGGCATGTGGGTTCAGAAGTTCGACAAGACTCGCCAGCCGGTGGAGTATTCCCACGACGTCAAGTTCTTCCAGGCCGGCTGCTTCGACGGCTACTACACCGCGCACTACTAG
- the LOC109744909 gene encoding uncharacterized protein isoform X2: MIIWKSAGFLKRSKSLEHKEQRSNSVQYCTFFLLMIGALVAAQAAVQRSSSSMGKRAAENEQQYGQTSSSKRTTVWAEELHRRQGRSRRTGARAGEKEQQGLAQEIKEHAREIKEEACELLVHLIVEAGSGNAREELRPGGNATAHARGSRRMRVSSKRMRGSSKRTHASSRRTCREVPTTPAGNRGGRGSRRRRSGRRRRSRYLATVAAAEVEQEWEEEVYPPYANGPSYVISSDIAEYIVSEFDNQKLRLFKMEDVSMGMWVQKFDKTRQPVEYSHDVKFFQAGCFDGYYTAHY, from the exons AGCACAAGGAGCAGAGAAGCAACTCTGTACAATACTGTACCTTCTTCCTCCTGATGATAGGAGCTCTGGTGGCAGCACAAGCAGCAGTGCAGAGGAGCAGCAGCAGTATGGGCAAACGAGCAGCAGAAAATGAGCAGCAGTATGGGCAGACGAGCAGCAGCAAACGAACAACAGTATGGGCAGAGGAGCTCCACCGGCGGCAGGGTAGAAGCAGACGCACGGGCGCGCGGGCAGGGGAGAAGGAGCAGCAGGGGCTCGCGCAGGAGATTAAGGAGCACGCGCGGGAGATCAAGGAGGAAGCGTGCGAGCTCCTGGTCCACCTGATCGTTGAGGCAGGTTCCGGCAATGCCCGTGAGGAATTGCGGCCGGGAGGAAATGCGACGGCGCATGCGCGGGGCTCAAGGAGGATGCGTGTGAGCTCGAAGAGGATGCGCGGGAGCTCGAAGAGGACGCATGCGAGCTCGAGGAGGACGTGCCGGGAGGTTCCGACGACGCCCGCAGGTAATCGCGGCGGGAGGGGATCGCGGCGGCGCAGgtctgggcggcggcggcgcagcagGTACTTGGCGACGGTGGCTGCGGCGGAGGTGGAGCAG GAATGGGAAGAAGAAGTATACCCACCTTACGCAAACGGACCGAGCTATGTGATTTCATCAGACATCGCTGAGTACATCGTATCTGAGTTTGACAACCAGAAACTGAGA TTGTTCAAGATGGAAGACGTGAGCATGGGCATGTGGGTTCAGAAGTTCGACAAGACTCGCCAGCCGGTGGAGTATTCCCACGACGTCAAGTTCTTCCAGGCCGGCTGCTTCGACGGCTACTACACCGCGCACTACTAG
- the LOC109744909 gene encoding uncharacterized protein isoform X1: MKTYDYINRVVITLPLSAYEEHKEQRSNSVQYCTFFLLMIGALVAAQAAVQRSSSSMGKRAAENEQQYGQTSSSKRTTVWAEELHRRQGRSRRTGARAGEKEQQGLAQEIKEHAREIKEEACELLVHLIVEAGSGNAREELRPGGNATAHARGSRRMRVSSKRMRGSSKRTHASSRRTCREVPTTPAGNRGGRGSRRRRSGRRRRSRYLATVAAAEVEQEWEEEVYPPYANGPSYVISSDIAEYIVSEFDNQKLRLFKMEDVSMGMWVQKFDKTRQPVEYSHDVKFFQAGCFDGYYTAHY; encoded by the exons atgaagacgtacgactacatcaaccgcgttgtgataacgcttccgctgtcggcctacgagg AGCACAAGGAGCAGAGAAGCAACTCTGTACAATACTGTACCTTCTTCCTCCTGATGATAGGAGCTCTGGTGGCAGCACAAGCAGCAGTGCAGAGGAGCAGCAGCAGTATGGGCAAACGAGCAGCAGAAAATGAGCAGCAGTATGGGCAGACGAGCAGCAGCAAACGAACAACAGTATGGGCAGAGGAGCTCCACCGGCGGCAGGGTAGAAGCAGACGCACGGGCGCGCGGGCAGGGGAGAAGGAGCAGCAGGGGCTCGCGCAGGAGATTAAGGAGCACGCGCGGGAGATCAAGGAGGAAGCGTGCGAGCTCCTGGTCCACCTGATCGTTGAGGCAGGTTCCGGCAATGCCCGTGAGGAATTGCGGCCGGGAGGAAATGCGACGGCGCATGCGCGGGGCTCAAGGAGGATGCGTGTGAGCTCGAAGAGGATGCGCGGGAGCTCGAAGAGGACGCATGCGAGCTCGAGGAGGACGTGCCGGGAGGTTCCGACGACGCCCGCAGGTAATCGCGGCGGGAGGGGATCGCGGCGGCGCAGgtctgggcggcggcggcgcagcagGTACTTGGCGACGGTGGCTGCGGCGGAGGTGGAGCAG GAATGGGAAGAAGAAGTATACCCACCTTACGCAAACGGACCGAGCTATGTGATTTCATCAGACATCGCTGAGTACATCGTATCTGAGTTTGACAACCAGAAACTGAGA TTGTTCAAGATGGAAGACGTGAGCATGGGCATGTGGGTTCAGAAGTTCGACAAGACTCGCCAGCCGGTGGAGTATTCCCACGACGTCAAGTTCTTCCAGGCCGGCTGCTTCGACGGCTACTACACCGCGCACTACTAG